A genomic region of Terriglobia bacterium contains the following coding sequences:
- a CDS encoding cytochrome c3 family protein, with amino-acid sequence MKVLHSLVFVAVIFGSVLLFAGKHPVPLDKNTDSAKCIECHADKAKAAFVHSAVQTGCTSCHEIRVNRDVTRIKLTTTTPQALCFSCHADKNPTELKGRIHPPAVRDCLKCHDPHTSANKNQLLKLTSGDKQANLCLACHTQGENVPEKGSRHAALDSGCETCHVIHKTGEAGKQEFDYHLTKATPALCLDCHDVSDSNLVKAHQGQPFGTANCIQCHNPHQSDRPKLMQKFTHQPFADKSCDTCHSPAKDGKVVLTAEDAKSICLTCHSDKQEQIEKAKVQHPGALGECTACHNPHAGKTPGFLQPDPVNACLACHADQAEQHKKKYLHQPAFEQGCATCHTPHGGDNAHLLRAATPNALCLECHGPDAKPMRIENEHLVTIFNGQVKLPDDYFTKVARLPLRYGVGHPVDRHPVVDQMDPNDVSKVRVPINCLTCHQPHSSAQPGLLVKDQANNMAFCASCHKNLGGQ; translated from the coding sequence GTGAAGGTCTTGCATTCATTGGTCTTTGTGGCGGTTATCTTCGGGAGTGTTCTGCTTTTTGCTGGGAAGCATCCTGTTCCTCTCGATAAGAATACCGATTCCGCGAAATGCATAGAGTGCCACGCCGACAAAGCCAAAGCGGCATTCGTGCACTCCGCCGTACAGACCGGTTGTACCAGCTGTCATGAGATCCGCGTTAACCGCGATGTAACCCGTATCAAACTAACGACCACGACTCCGCAGGCGCTCTGTTTTTCGTGCCACGCAGACAAGAACCCCACCGAATTGAAGGGGCGCATCCATCCTCCGGCCGTCCGCGACTGCCTCAAGTGTCACGATCCACACACATCCGCAAACAAGAACCAGTTACTCAAACTAACTTCTGGGGATAAGCAGGCGAATCTGTGCCTCGCGTGTCACACCCAGGGCGAGAACGTCCCGGAAAAGGGTAGCCGCCACGCTGCACTCGACAGCGGATGCGAAACCTGCCACGTTATTCACAAAACAGGTGAAGCGGGCAAGCAGGAATTTGATTACCACCTCACAAAAGCCACTCCGGCCCTCTGCCTCGACTGTCATGACGTAAGCGATTCCAACCTCGTGAAGGCGCACCAGGGGCAGCCGTTCGGAACCGCAAACTGCATTCAGTGTCATAACCCGCACCAGTCGGATCGCCCGAAGCTGATGCAGAAGTTCACACACCAGCCGTTTGCGGACAAGTCGTGCGACACGTGCCACTCGCCGGCGAAGGACGGAAAAGTGGTACTGACGGCCGAGGACGCGAAGTCCATCTGCTTAACCTGCCACAGCGATAAGCAGGAACAGATTGAAAAAGCGAAGGTGCAGCATCCGGGAGCGCTGGGCGAGTGCACTGCGTGTCACAACCCGCACGCCGGTAAGACTCCGGGCTTCCTGCAGCCGGATCCGGTGAATGCTTGTCTCGCATGCCACGCTGACCAGGCGGAACAGCACAAGAAGAAATATCTGCACCAGCCCGCGTTCGAACAGGGATGCGCAACCTGTCACACACCGCACGGCGGAGACAATGCGCACCTGCTGCGGGCAGCAACGCCGAACGCGCTGTGCCTTGAATGCCACGGTCCCGATGCAAAACCGATGCGCATCGAGAATGAACACCTGGTGACGATTTTCAACGGTCAGGTTAAGTTGCCGGACGATTACTTCACAAAGGTAGCGCGGCTACCTCTCAGGTACGGAGTGGGCCATCCGGTGGACCGTCACCCCGTAGTTGACCAGATGGACCCGAACGATGTGTCCAAAGTTCGAGTTCCAATCAATTGCCTAACCTGCCATCAGCCGCATTCCTCAGCACAACCTGGGCTGCTTGTGAAAGACCAGGCCAACAATATGGCGTTCTGTGCGAGCTGCCATAAAAACCTGGGGGGGCAGTAA
- a CDS encoding 6-bladed beta-propeller, whose protein sequence is MDLHSIEDVVENFEPPGHASRRLRAHTFFGNLRDDLVTLAYGREWVLRSPTMVTTDSRGRLIIADPQQHAVHVLEPKGRSSFRIAGGPQLRLRAPSSVAVDAEDNIYVADSQKGLVLVFDPQGYYVRSIGMIADESMFQYPEAIAVDRKLKRIYVLDAPMHELVILDLSGRLIRRIGGLRDKNSRFVNPLQIAVGENRFFVLENSGSRILVFSPDGDVLGGFPIPNQENSPQVHATAIALDAAGNIYLSNPVGSRVEILTSDGKPLGILGQAGINAGDFSSPAGLCIDSAGRLYVADTLNRRVQMFKLSSLESGS, encoded by the coding sequence ATGGATCTGCACTCGATCGAGGATGTCGTCGAAAACTTCGAGCCGCCCGGACATGCCAGTCGACGCTTAAGAGCACACACCTTCTTCGGCAATCTCAGGGACGACCTCGTTACCCTCGCTTATGGCCGTGAGTGGGTTCTGAGATCGCCCACGATGGTGACAACGGACTCGCGGGGCAGGCTCATCATTGCCGATCCGCAGCAACATGCGGTCCACGTGCTGGAACCGAAGGGGCGTAGCTCGTTTCGGATCGCCGGCGGTCCGCAACTTCGTCTCCGCGCTCCCTCGAGCGTGGCGGTGGACGCTGAGGATAATATTTACGTCGCCGACAGCCAGAAGGGTCTAGTGCTGGTATTCGATCCGCAGGGTTACTACGTGCGCAGTATTGGCATGATTGCCGACGAGAGCATGTTTCAGTATCCGGAAGCTATCGCGGTCGACCGGAAACTCAAACGTATTTATGTGCTCGACGCACCCATGCACGAACTCGTCATTCTTGATCTGTCCGGTCGCCTGATTCGACGCATCGGCGGACTCCGTGACAAAAACAGCCGGTTCGTCAACCCACTTCAGATCGCAGTTGGCGAAAATCGTTTTTTTGTGCTCGAAAATTCTGGGTCGCGCATTCTGGTGTTCAGTCCTGACGGCGATGTCCTCGGCGGTTTCCCCATTCCCAACCAGGAAAATTCGCCGCAGGTGCACGCCACTGCGATCGCATTGGACGCTGCCGGCAACATCTACCTCAGCAATCCTGTTGGCTCTCGGGTAGAGATACTGACATCGGACGGAAAGCCCCTGGGAATTCTTGGGCAGGCAGGTATCAACGCAGGAGATTTCAGCAGTCCAGCCGGCCTATGCATCGATTCGGCCGGGCGCTTGTACGTCGCCGATACGCTGAATCGGCGTGTGCAGATGTTCAAGTTGAGTTCTCTGGAGTCCGGTTCGTAG
- a CDS encoding IPT/TIG domain-containing protein gives MWQISRFSLLGILLISLTGTLFAAVPTISSLSVTSGTVGTSVTINGSNFGNSQGSSTVTFNGVAAIPTSWNKTKIVTTVPPDATTGLVKVTVSGTASNGLNFTVVPHITSLSPSSGHTGDALTISGSGFGPVRNASTVAFGSAGATVNSWASGSIVVVVPQQPGSSVVVTVNGTASNSTQFTLLPGPSITGLSLTSGPVGTPLTVSGANFGGTPGSITFNGMAATPTSWSDSSIGVAVPAGATTGNVVVTAYGAQSNGVQFTVTPYIGSLSPISGTVGTPVTIMGTSFGVAQGSSTVSFNGTLAIPTSWGDNSITTPVPTGATAGNVVVTVGGVQSNGIAFTVTQVAPNISTVSPTMARVNDGVLITGTNFGATQGSSTVTFNGTSAPITDWEDTSITVGVPSGATTGNIVITVNGQNSNGISFTVMSDSAPYIASISPDFGGKGTPVTIIGLNFGATKGSSSVTFNSMTANTLSWSDTAVTAAVPAGATAGDILINVNGVQSNGMGFNPNQLQDDTVITPVYQPIASTGTDSYIQKKMAVGIDGFTRFVTGDSTSSGYDDQIAYVRCLDADCTTFHTAKFTIGQWTDAYAIALGPDGFARIAYKNFGNEPPAGADSTVGLIQCADDDCTSYTNTTVDGASNNQMLSIAVGSDGTSNILYDYGRDYCDYYPFQTYQGVGLASCSQGGGCSLTQITPVHCSSSMAGTITMGSGGSPAFAYVIEGVWNYGGQYWVVPNSLHYYSDGSDTTLGTADLAYGIVDIAMGPDGFGRIGSFAVSDMSGNPSRWVDYIQCTNSSCGAYTTQRVSSTSLESLSLTVPDDNQAILAAGSNAYGEADLHYIQCSSADCSTYDDNPIQNDWSTGVGVSMIAGQDSQSRIVATDSQLRVNHVRKTVSVKITLRSGSSLNASNDDFAIGTYLTDFGTTQLGKFIFTRGTQIAGCLNGIEAVGKLSSSSYQGKIKIRRRYLDGALWVDGLPQNQSLRSNSGDTSLNAFRDDDPYSGGSQGVVYDLDAPGPISLFGPIIKRSRQNFVVWAEIPNTSGIPNNDETLDHGGPYGTRVSPMYYFYVRGSCSFAPNLAAPPQWDTTVPGDNEFWLGRTNVSSDLVH, from the coding sequence ATGTGGCAAATATCCCGCTTTTCTCTTCTGGGCATTCTCCTCATATCGCTCACAGGAACCCTTTTCGCCGCAGTACCCACTATAAGCAGCCTATCGGTGACTTCGGGCACCGTTGGAACCTCGGTCACGATCAATGGTTCCAATTTCGGAAATTCGCAGGGCTCAAGCACGGTGACTTTTAACGGCGTTGCCGCAATTCCGACCAGTTGGAATAAAACCAAGATTGTCACGACTGTTCCACCTGATGCCACCACTGGCTTGGTAAAGGTGACAGTCAGCGGTACCGCCAGCAATGGCCTGAATTTCACGGTTGTACCCCACATCACTAGCCTCTCACCATCCTCTGGGCACACGGGAGATGCTTTGACGATCAGTGGGTCCGGTTTTGGACCTGTGCGCAACGCAAGTACGGTTGCGTTCGGCAGTGCGGGTGCCACCGTAAACAGTTGGGCTTCGGGAAGTATCGTCGTGGTCGTCCCGCAACAGCCGGGCTCCTCAGTGGTGGTCACAGTAAACGGAACAGCAAGCAACAGCACACAATTCACGCTCCTGCCCGGGCCTTCCATTACTGGACTGTCACTCACATCAGGTCCGGTGGGCACACCCCTGACGGTTTCGGGAGCGAACTTCGGAGGAACGCCGGGTTCGATAACGTTCAACGGAATGGCGGCCACGCCAACCTCTTGGAGTGACAGCAGCATCGGGGTAGCTGTTCCAGCGGGGGCAACTACTGGCAATGTTGTCGTCACCGCTTATGGGGCGCAGAGTAATGGCGTTCAATTCACGGTGACACCTTACATCGGGAGCCTTTCACCTATTTCGGGAACAGTGGGCACACCCGTGACCATAATGGGTACTAGCTTCGGTGTAGCCCAAGGAAGCAGCACAGTATCGTTCAACGGAACCCTCGCAATACCCACGTCCTGGGGCGATAACAGCATCACGACTCCTGTCCCAACGGGAGCGACCGCAGGAAACGTTGTGGTGACGGTCGGCGGTGTTCAGAGCAATGGGATTGCATTCACGGTAACTCAGGTAGCTCCGAATATCTCAACGGTGAGTCCGACAATGGCTCGCGTGAACGATGGCGTTTTGATTACGGGAACAAACTTCGGAGCCACGCAAGGATCAAGCACCGTCACATTCAATGGGACTTCAGCTCCCATTACAGATTGGGAGGATACCTCTATCACAGTAGGTGTTCCGAGCGGAGCGACGACAGGAAATATCGTCATCACAGTAAACGGGCAAAATAGTAACGGCATTTCTTTCACAGTGATGTCGGACTCCGCACCTTATATCGCCAGCATTTCTCCTGATTTTGGCGGTAAGGGGACTCCAGTAACAATCATTGGACTCAACTTTGGAGCAACTAAGGGATCGAGTTCTGTCACATTTAATAGTATGACCGCCAACACTCTAAGCTGGAGTGATACGGCTGTAACCGCCGCCGTCCCGGCGGGGGCGACTGCTGGAGATATTCTCATCAACGTAAATGGGGTTCAGAGCAACGGGATGGGGTTTAATCCTAACCAGTTGCAGGATGACACTGTCATTACCCCTGTTTACCAGCCGATTGCATCGACTGGAACAGACTCTTATATCCAAAAGAAGATGGCTGTTGGAATCGACGGATTCACGAGGTTCGTGACTGGAGACAGCACTTCTTCTGGCTACGATGATCAAATTGCGTACGTTCGCTGCCTCGATGCCGATTGCACCACGTTCCACACCGCCAAATTCACCATAGGGCAGTGGACCGATGCCTATGCGATTGCTCTCGGCCCCGATGGCTTTGCTCGTATCGCATATAAGAATTTTGGAAACGAGCCCCCAGCGGGTGCTGATTCAACTGTGGGACTGATCCAATGCGCAGATGACGACTGCACGTCTTACACAAACACGACCGTCGACGGCGCCAGTAATAATCAGATGTTGTCCATCGCTGTCGGGAGTGATGGCACTTCGAACATCCTGTATGACTACGGCAGAGACTATTGTGACTATTATCCTTTCCAGACTTACCAAGGAGTGGGGTTGGCGTCCTGTTCGCAAGGTGGTGGTTGTAGCTTGACACAAATTACCCCCGTTCACTGCTCATCTTCTATGGCTGGAACAATCACGATGGGTTCTGGCGGGAGTCCCGCATTCGCTTATGTCATTGAGGGAGTCTGGAACTACGGTGGTCAATACTGGGTTGTCCCGAATTCACTTCATTATTACTCCGATGGCAGCGACACCACGTTGGGAACCGCCGATTTGGCTTATGGGATTGTGGATATTGCGATGGGACCGGACGGTTTTGGTCGAATCGGGTCCTTTGCTGTCAGCGATATGTCGGGTAATCCGAGCAGATGGGTTGACTATATTCAATGCACGAATTCATCTTGCGGTGCGTACACAACTCAGCGGGTTAGTTCAACCTCGTTGGAGAGTCTGTCACTCACAGTACCGGATGACAATCAAGCTATCCTCGCTGCTGGCTCAAATGCATACGGTGAGGCGGACCTTCACTATATTCAGTGCTCGAGTGCTGACTGTTCGACCTACGACGATAATCCAATCCAAAACGACTGGTCCACAGGCGTGGGAGTCTCGATGATCGCAGGGCAGGACTCACAGTCTCGCATCGTGGCAACAGACTCCCAATTGCGGGTTAATCATGTACGTAAGACCGTTTCTGTGAAGATTACGCTCAGAAGCGGCAGTTCTCTCAACGCCTCGAATGATGATTTCGCTATAGGTACATACCTGACAGATTTTGGCACTACGCAATTGGGGAAATTTATATTTACTCGAGGTACTCAAATAGCAGGCTGTTTGAATGGAATTGAAGCAGTGGGGAAGCTGAGTTCTTCGTCATATCAAGGCAAGATAAAAATCCGCAGGCGTTACCTGGATGGGGCGTTGTGGGTTGATGGTCTGCCACAGAACCAATCACTGAGGAGTAATAGTGGTGATACTTCTCTTAATGCCTTCCGCGATGATGACCCGTACTCCGGAGGCTCGCAGGGTGTCGTGTATGACTTGGATGCACCGGGTCCTATTTCGCTGTTTGGTCCAATCATTAAGCGATCTAGGCAGAATTTTGTAGTGTGGGCGGAAATTCCAAATACCAGTGGTATACCGAACAACGATGAGACGCTAGATCATGGCGGCCCTTATGGTACTCGGGTCTCTCCAATGTACTATTTCTATGTCAGAGGGTCGTGCAGCTTTGCGCCGAATCTCGCGGCTCCCCCTCAATGGGACACTACTGTACCCGGTGACAACGAGTTTTGGCTCGGGAGAACTAACGTGAGTTCAGACCTAGTTCATTGA
- the rsgA gene encoding ribosome small subunit-dependent GTPase A: MQLSLLGWSPRFAAAFAAHASAGLVPGRVVQQFNHIYTVATEAGEIRAQLSGRLRYHSAAHELPVTGDWVALRVPPDQGAAQVLAVLPRLTRFSRRAAGKGQHEQVLAANLDYAFLVSGLDNDFSPRRIERYLTAAWDSGSTPVVILNKVDLCDDPASRVRAVEQVAAGVAIHVVSALRGDGLGELARYCLPGQTIALLGSSGVGKSTLINRLLGNDLQTTQPVLPDGRGRHTTTRRELLFCAGGGMVIDTPGMRELQLWDDSEGLQTTFDEIETLARNCRYRDCRHESEPGCAVLEAVTAGTLSAERLSSLHKLQREIAFLDRRDDPMADLAERRRWKAIHKSAKRFMNESPKYK, translated from the coding sequence ATGCAGCTTTCTCTGCTGGGCTGGAGCCCAAGGTTCGCAGCCGCCTTCGCCGCTCACGCTTCCGCCGGACTCGTTCCCGGCCGCGTCGTTCAACAGTTCAACCACATCTACACCGTCGCCACCGAGGCCGGAGAGATCCGCGCCCAACTCTCCGGACGCCTGCGCTACCACTCCGCGGCGCACGAACTGCCCGTCACCGGCGACTGGGTCGCCCTGCGCGTTCCGCCCGACCAGGGCGCGGCGCAGGTCCTCGCCGTCCTGCCGCGACTCACTCGCTTCTCCCGTCGCGCCGCCGGAAAAGGCCAGCACGAGCAGGTGCTCGCCGCCAACCTCGACTACGCATTCCTCGTCTCCGGCCTCGACAATGACTTCAGCCCGCGCCGCATCGAGCGCTACCTCACCGCAGCGTGGGACAGCGGCTCGACTCCCGTCGTCATCCTGAACAAGGTCGATCTCTGCGACGATCCCGCTTCACGCGTCCGCGCCGTCGAGCAGGTCGCGGCCGGCGTCGCCATCCACGTCGTCAGCGCTTTGCGTGGAGATGGCCTGGGGGAACTCGCTCGATACTGCCTGCCCGGACAGACCATCGCTCTTCTCGGCTCCTCCGGCGTCGGCAAATCGACTCTCATCAATCGACTTCTCGGAAACGATTTGCAGACCACGCAGCCCGTGCTCCCGGATGGCCGCGGTCGTCACACCACCACGCGCCGTGAACTCCTGTTCTGTGCCGGAGGCGGAATGGTCATCGACACGCCAGGAATGCGCGAACTCCAACTGTGGGACGACAGCGAGGGTCTGCAGACGACCTTCGACGAAATCGAGACCCTGGCTCGCAACTGCCGCTACCGCGACTGCCGTCACGAATCCGAGCCCGGCTGCGCAGTGCTGGAAGCCGTTACTGCCGGCACTCTCAGCGCCGAAAGATTGTCGAGCCTTCACAAACTCCAGCGGGAAATCGCTTTCCTCGACCGTCGCGACGATCCCATGGCCGACCTCGCCGAAAGGCGCCGCTGGAAGGCCATCCACAAATCAGCCAAACGCTTCATGAACGAGTCGCCGAAATACAAGTGA
- a CDS encoding 6-bladed beta-propeller — translation MSSSVQKVGRFIAILAAVISIFVLLLATPPQLYGEKKDKKDKKKQKQQAAEQHKTFLDVLDYSKIVWPNPPAITRVRYINYFSGERFKETTQNKPAQKASWMDRLAGISVGNTSAAEKPRFQLIMPYGMAVDSKNRLYIADRKVSAIFVVNPETGEFEMIKNGVHARFGTIIGLAIDDSDRLFVSDSTNHRIIVFTPDFKVEGSFSSGLADPGGLAIDNENRFLYVPDAELDQVFVFDADPPYKLIRKIGTGGKQHTLTTPGDFAKPSNVAVDSDGNLYVSDTLNDRVEIFDADGNFIRTWGKPGDGPGYFARPKGIAIDSDGHVWVADGVQDRLQVFTQQGRLLLYMGGNGLLPGQFSALAGLAIDKNNRVFTSEQYPGRVQIFRYTTDEEARAEKLRRDGEEQSKPLQKAASPKANPETGHGTPAVASPQPREP, via the coding sequence ATGTCCAGCAGTGTGCAGAAGGTCGGGCGTTTCATTGCAATCCTGGCGGCGGTCATATCGATATTCGTTCTCCTCTTAGCGACACCGCCCCAGCTTTACGGCGAAAAGAAAGACAAGAAAGACAAAAAGAAACAAAAACAACAGGCCGCCGAACAGCACAAGACCTTCCTTGACGTGCTGGACTATTCGAAGATCGTCTGGCCAAATCCACCGGCGATAACCCGTGTCCGTTACATCAACTATTTCTCCGGCGAGAGATTCAAAGAGACGACACAAAATAAGCCGGCGCAAAAGGCATCGTGGATGGACCGACTGGCAGGGATATCGGTCGGCAACACATCTGCAGCGGAAAAACCTCGTTTCCAGTTAATCATGCCGTACGGAATGGCGGTTGATTCGAAGAACCGCCTGTACATAGCGGACCGGAAGGTGTCGGCCATTTTCGTCGTCAACCCTGAAACCGGCGAGTTCGAGATGATCAAGAACGGGGTTCACGCGCGATTTGGAACGATCATCGGACTGGCGATTGATGACTCAGACCGGTTGTTTGTTTCTGACAGTACCAATCATCGCATTATCGTTTTCACCCCAGACTTCAAGGTTGAAGGCAGTTTCAGCAGTGGCCTGGCAGATCCAGGCGGTTTGGCGATAGACAACGAGAATCGGTTTCTCTATGTTCCCGACGCGGAACTGGACCAGGTTTTCGTTTTCGACGCCGATCCTCCTTACAAGCTGATTCGCAAGATAGGGACAGGCGGAAAGCAGCACACGCTGACAACCCCAGGGGACTTTGCCAAGCCAAGCAATGTGGCCGTCGACAGCGACGGGAACCTTTACGTTTCCGACACTCTGAACGACCGGGTCGAAATCTTTGATGCTGACGGCAACTTCATCCGAACCTGGGGCAAGCCGGGTGACGGTCCCGGATATTTCGCGCGCCCCAAGGGAATCGCCATCGATAGCGATGGACACGTCTGGGTAGCCGACGGGGTCCAAGATCGTCTCCAGGTCTTCACCCAGCAAGGACGCTTGTTGCTTTACATGGGCGGCAATGGCCTGTTGCCCGGTCAGTTCAGCGCGCTGGCGGGCCTGGCGATCGACAAGAACAATCGAGTTTTTACGTCCGAGCAGTATCCCGGGCGAGTGCAGATTTTCCGATACACGACGGACGAGGAAGCAAGGGCCGAAAAGCTACGCAGGGATGGCGAAGAGCAGAGTAAACCCCTGCAGAAGGCCGCAAGCCCTAAGGCAAATCCGGAGACAGGACATGGAACTCCGGCGGTGGCATCGCCGCAACCGAGGGAACCGTAG
- a CDS encoding DUF2513 domain-containing protein, whose translation MKRDMKLCTQILAVVEKQPSLEPTPVGVEGREPQEVNYHLMLLNEAGLIEAEMVEHANNGQSRWLARRLTWAGYDFLENQRAIERRTGGGLRC comes from the coding sequence GTGAAACGTGACATGAAGCTTTGCACGCAGATTTTGGCAGTCGTCGAGAAGCAGCCCAGCCTCGAACCCACTCCGGTCGGAGTGGAAGGCCGCGAGCCGCAGGAGGTGAACTACCACCTGATGCTGCTCAACGAAGCCGGACTGATCGAGGCCGAAATGGTCGAGCACGCCAACAACGGCCAGTCCCGCTGGCTCGCCCGCCGGCTCACCTGGGCCGGATACGACTTCCTGGAGAACCAGCGCGCCATCGAGCGCCGAACTGGCGGCGGACTAAGGTGCTAG
- a CDS encoding PP2C family protein-serine/threonine phosphatase — translation MLVLRDQLDIALGSVLVFIGLCGFAIALIRRRKEDRILVWFGLFSGIYGTRMLLRATLGGAALSPHVRRILDNANDTSSYLVLVAALLFWWELSKGKLRQFNELAMIPAVFIAVAGVAAIALGKSPLMFMSWNNALAVCVVVVLLTVSAVPALSRRYLVVPGRVLAFGTLIFAAVALYINVDHLLGRSPVDELEPPSFAIFVLSLGYVTAEKVFANERRLVSIENELEIARGIQNSILPAAVPELERARIAAAYKPMASVAGDFYEFVVVDHHRAGFLVADVSGHGVPAALIASMVKVAMQSVLAVADKPGDVMRGLNRVLTGQLRGQFVTAAYLWIDTERNAARYSAAGHPPLLYWHAASNELRQIESNGLLFGVLPDTEYPEADIALTSGDRLILYTDGVIEAENSAGTAFGDARLEEVLRTTRAHTAVEVSDRLLAEVRNWQPQSATQQDDITLVIIDVI, via the coding sequence ATGCTCGTTCTACGCGACCAACTCGACATCGCACTCGGTTCTGTTCTCGTCTTCATCGGCCTCTGCGGCTTCGCTATTGCGCTCATTCGCCGGCGGAAGGAAGACAGGATTCTCGTCTGGTTCGGGCTTTTCAGCGGAATTTACGGAACACGCATGCTCCTGCGCGCAACCCTGGGCGGCGCAGCATTATCCCCACACGTCAGGCGCATCCTCGATAACGCGAACGACACCTCTTCATATCTTGTGCTGGTCGCCGCGCTTCTCTTCTGGTGGGAACTGAGCAAAGGCAAACTCCGGCAGTTTAATGAACTCGCCATGATCCCAGCGGTGTTCATTGCAGTTGCGGGAGTTGCTGCAATCGCCCTGGGCAAATCGCCCTTGATGTTCATGAGTTGGAACAATGCTCTGGCTGTCTGCGTTGTCGTGGTTTTGCTGACGGTTTCGGCTGTTCCAGCGCTTTCCCGCCGTTACCTGGTCGTGCCCGGCAGGGTCTTGGCCTTCGGCACGCTGATCTTTGCCGCCGTGGCACTGTACATCAACGTGGATCATCTCCTCGGACGATCTCCTGTCGATGAGCTTGAACCGCCATCCTTCGCTATTTTTGTGCTGTCACTCGGCTACGTTACCGCCGAAAAAGTATTCGCGAACGAGCGACGCCTCGTATCCATCGAAAACGAACTTGAGATCGCGCGCGGAATCCAGAACTCGATCCTTCCGGCCGCAGTTCCTGAATTGGAGCGCGCCCGCATCGCTGCCGCATACAAACCCATGGCTTCCGTCGCCGGAGACTTTTATGAATTCGTAGTTGTGGATCATCACCGCGCGGGTTTCCTGGTCGCCGATGTTTCCGGTCACGGAGTTCCGGCGGCACTGATCGCTTCCATGGTGAAAGTCGCGATGCAATCGGTACTCGCGGTCGCCGATAAACCCGGGGACGTAATGCGCGGCCTCAACCGCGTACTCACCGGGCAACTGCGCGGCCAGTTCGTCACCGCGGCTTATCTCTGGATCGACACCGAGCGGAACGCAGCCCGTTACTCCGCTGCCGGGCATCCGCCACTGCTTTATTGGCACGCGGCATCGAATGAACTCAGGCAAATCGAGAGCAATGGGCTCCTGTTCGGTGTACTGCCTGACACTGAGTACCCCGAAGCCGACATCGCGCTCACCAGCGGAGATCGCCTGATCCTCTATACCGATGGCGTCATCGAGGCCGAGAACTCGGCCGGTACTGCTTTCGGGGATGCGCGACTCGAGGAGGTTCTTCGCACCACCCGGGCGCATACTGCCGTCGAAGTCTCCGATCGCCTTCTCGCCGAGGTACGCAACTGGCAGCCCCAATCCGCAACCCAGCAGGACGACATCACGCTCGTCATCATCGATGTCATCTGA
- a CDS encoding tetratricopeptide repeat protein — translation MARDIDSSNTGWGPAQAYGLAAICLLAGLPLGYMIRGSKPPSVAAAPIVQPAQAVPDRAMPTLEQMKHMADKQAEPLVAKLKQKPNDSQLLIQTGSIYMRTHQFEEAAGYFRKALEFDPKNYVVRANLASCLFYGGDPDGALAELQQNLKYDPKHAGTLLNIGIIKWKGKDDVAGALAAWEELLKLNPNFEHKDQVTHLIEAAKQQLAAK, via the coding sequence ATGGCCAGAGACATTGACAGTTCAAACACCGGTTGGGGCCCGGCACAGGCGTATGGATTGGCAGCGATCTGCCTCCTGGCAGGCCTTCCCCTCGGATACATGATTCGCGGGTCAAAGCCCCCTTCTGTTGCCGCAGCCCCCATTGTTCAACCGGCACAAGCCGTACCCGACCGGGCTATGCCTACCCTTGAGCAGATGAAGCATATGGCGGACAAACAGGCTGAACCGCTTGTCGCCAAGCTGAAACAGAAGCCCAACGACTCTCAACTGCTCATCCAGACAGGCAGCATCTACATGAGAACTCACCAGTTCGAAGAAGCTGCCGGATACTTCAGGAAGGCCCTCGAATTTGACCCTAAGAACTATGTCGTGCGCGCCAATCTAGCCTCTTGCCTGTTTTACGGTGGCGATCCCGACGGCGCTCTGGCGGAACTTCAGCAGAACCTGAAATACGATCCGAAACACGCGGGCACGCTCCTGAACATCGGCATCATCAAGTGGAAAGGGAAGGATGATGTTGCCGGGGCCCTGGCCGCGTGGGAGGAACTCCTCAAACTGAACCCGAATTTCGAGCACAAAGATCAGGTCACTCACCTCATTGAGGCAGCCAAACAGCAATTGGCCGCGAAATAA